A genome region from Microbacterium sp. CGR2 includes the following:
- the bla gene encoding class A beta-lactamase, which produces MRRLLTAGLTGLFALTALTGCVHSPDEPTTPSPARPTTTPSPELHADTEQELVALEQEYNATIGVVAVNTGTGESVSYGENRRFGFASTIKAFAAAEFLRTVQGPDRDELVHWTADEADASGNAPVTSQHVEEGLTYAQLAEAAVRFSDNAALNLVFDRIGGPQALDDALTDLGDTTTEVVNNEPTLNTIEPDSTEDTTTAAAFTASFEAYLDGSTLTAADTALLLDWMSDNRTGDPLIRAGAPAGWVVADKSGGAGPIRNDIAMITPPGEAPILLTVLTSRNDPDAAFDNTLVARTASTMLNALGPTS; this is translated from the coding sequence ATGCGCCGCCTCCTTACCGCCGGACTCACCGGACTTTTCGCCCTGACTGCACTCACCGGCTGCGTCCACAGCCCAGATGAACCGACCACTCCCAGCCCGGCCCGGCCGACCACCACGCCCTCCCCCGAACTCCACGCCGACACCGAGCAGGAGCTTGTCGCGCTCGAACAGGAGTACAACGCAACCATCGGCGTCGTCGCGGTCAACACCGGCACCGGGGAATCCGTCTCCTACGGCGAGAATCGACGGTTCGGCTTCGCGTCGACCATCAAGGCGTTCGCCGCTGCAGAGTTCCTCCGGACAGTGCAAGGGCCAGACCGCGACGAACTCGTCCACTGGACCGCAGACGAGGCCGACGCCTCAGGCAACGCTCCGGTGACCTCCCAGCACGTCGAAGAAGGCCTGACCTATGCGCAGCTTGCCGAAGCCGCCGTCCGGTTCAGCGACAACGCCGCTCTCAACCTCGTCTTCGACCGGATCGGTGGCCCCCAAGCCCTCGACGACGCCCTCACGGATCTGGGAGACACCACCACGGAGGTCGTGAACAACGAACCGACGCTCAACACGATCGAACCAGACAGCACCGAGGACACCACCACAGCGGCCGCATTCACCGCCTCCTTCGAGGCGTACCTCGACGGCTCCACTCTCACCGCAGCCGATACCGCGCTACTCCTCGACTGGATGAGCGACAACCGCACAGGAGACCCCCTGATCAGAGCCGGTGCGCCCGCCGGGTGGGTTGTCGCAGACAAATCCGGTGGCGCCGGCCCCATCCGCAACGACATCGCCATGATCACGCCACCCGGAGAAGCTCCCATTCTTCTCACCGTGCTGACCTCCCGAAACGACCCAGATGCGGCTTTCGACAACACCCTCGTGGCGCGAACCGCCTCCACCATGCTGAATGCACTCGGCCCCACCAGCTAG
- a CDS encoding adenylyltransferase/cytidyltransferase family protein translates to MTAEPTIQRRDYNPGPRVGITFSTFDLLHAGHIMMLAEAKRQCDYLICGLQMDPTLDRPEKNAPTQAVVERYIQLRGCRYVDEIVPYSTEQDLEDILRSFKLDVRIVGDEYADRGFTGREYCEASGIELYFNGRDHRFSSSGLRKIVAEKEAERVARI, encoded by the coding sequence ATGACGGCAGAGCCCACCATTCAACGGCGAGATTACAATCCCGGGCCGCGGGTCGGAATCACGTTCTCCACGTTTGATCTGCTGCACGCAGGGCACATCATGATGCTCGCCGAAGCGAAGCGTCAGTGCGACTACCTCATCTGTGGGTTGCAGATGGATCCGACTCTGGATCGTCCCGAGAAGAACGCGCCGACGCAGGCTGTAGTTGAGCGGTACATCCAGCTCCGCGGCTGCCGGTACGTGGACGAGATCGTGCCGTACTCGACCGAGCAGGACCTCGAGGACATCCTCCGATCGTTTAAACTCGACGTGCGCATCGTGGGCGACGAATATGCGGACCGTGGCTTCACCGGGCGCGAATACTGTGAGGCGAGTGGCATCGAGTTGTACTTCAACGGCAGGGACCACCGTTTCTCCAGCTCGGGCCTCCGAAAGATCGTCGCGGAGAAGGAAGCGGAACGAGTCGCCAGAATCTGA
- a CDS encoding GDSL-type esterase/lipase family protein → MITTTLNAEFLDGIADLEPVDRGMRPHRLPPHIRDLDADPQLSLMEAQPSGARVAVVTEARRIELEVHATRVGYRMIPRPRGAIDVVVDGVHEQTYSLTEGDAVELDVATGGSSATAGSAETVVLEGMPAGRKTVEFWLPHNEAVDLVQLRADAPVEPAPKTGLLWVHHGSSISQGSNATHPTGIWPAIAARRSGVRLRNLGFGGSALVDPFLARVIRDTPADIISVKLGINVVNLDAMRLRSFVPAVHGFLDTIRDGHPATPLLLMSPLHCGIHEETPGPGSVDIASIGTDLVQFTATGTHGDTAQGRLTLQVIRQALAEVVAARPEDPNLHYLDGLELYGAADAEAHPLPDALHPDAETHRLIGNRFTDLAFAPRGTFGKA, encoded by the coding sequence ATGATCACAACCACGCTGAATGCCGAGTTCCTCGACGGCATAGCAGACCTCGAACCCGTGGACCGTGGAATGCGGCCGCACCGGCTTCCACCACACATCCGTGACCTGGATGCGGATCCCCAGTTGAGTCTGATGGAGGCCCAGCCTTCCGGTGCACGTGTCGCTGTCGTGACCGAAGCGCGCCGGATCGAACTCGAAGTACACGCCACCCGAGTGGGATACCGGATGATTCCAAGGCCACGAGGCGCGATCGATGTGGTGGTCGACGGCGTCCACGAGCAGACCTACTCACTCACCGAAGGCGACGCGGTGGAGCTCGACGTGGCCACCGGTGGCAGCTCAGCCACCGCGGGAAGCGCCGAAACGGTCGTCCTCGAGGGAATGCCTGCGGGCCGGAAGACAGTGGAGTTCTGGCTCCCGCATAACGAAGCCGTGGACCTGGTGCAGCTTCGTGCCGATGCGCCTGTCGAGCCCGCTCCGAAGACCGGTCTCCTCTGGGTGCACCACGGCAGCTCGATCAGTCAGGGGTCCAACGCCACGCATCCGACGGGTATCTGGCCGGCCATCGCGGCCCGCCGCTCTGGAGTTCGGCTACGCAACCTCGGGTTTGGCGGCAGCGCCCTCGTCGATCCGTTCCTCGCCCGGGTCATCCGAGACACTCCCGCGGACATCATCAGCGTCAAACTGGGGATCAACGTCGTCAACCTCGACGCCATGCGGCTGCGCAGCTTCGTGCCCGCGGTTCACGGTTTCCTCGACACCATCCGCGATGGGCACCCGGCGACACCACTTCTCCTCATGTCACCGCTTCATTGCGGCATCCACGAGGAGACACCCGGCCCTGGGTCGGTCGACATCGCCTCGATCGGCACGGACCTGGTTCAATTCACCGCCACCGGTACCCACGGCGATACCGCGCAGGGACGATTGACCCTGCAGGTGATCCGCCAGGCCCTCGCAGAAGTGGTCGCGGCCCGCCCCGAAGACCCGAACCTCCACTACCTCGACGGGCTCGAGCTCTACGGGGCAGCGGACGCCGAAGCCCACCCGCTCCCCGACGCCCTCCACCCGGACGCCGAGACACACCGTCTCATCGGCAACCGCTTCACCGACCTCGCTTTCGCCCCGCGGGGCACCTTCGGAAAGGCCTAA
- a CDS encoding TetR/AcrR family transcriptional regulator: MDVEAKEPGTRDKILIAAATMLGENPTARLSVRAVAARAHVSTGSLRHFFPTQRDLIDTVVAAMYDLQIPDDPIAEVSLPPAERLIACLQLLLAQAGVGDRARQQWGDLYHAYVASTPPEEEAATYLALERMGRHRIEQWLEKLVDEGGIPAGSIEQRAQFLATVITGIMTERALPSAVVRVETEAETLRLAAHAVTTGWPSA, from the coding sequence ATGGACGTTGAGGCAAAGGAACCAGGGACGCGCGACAAGATCTTGATCGCAGCGGCAACAATGCTCGGAGAGAACCCGACCGCACGTTTGAGCGTCCGGGCCGTGGCTGCCCGAGCTCACGTGAGCACAGGGTCGCTCAGGCACTTCTTCCCCACGCAACGCGATCTGATCGACACCGTCGTCGCCGCGATGTATGACCTGCAGATCCCGGACGATCCCATCGCGGAGGTTTCGCTCCCGCCGGCCGAGCGGCTGATCGCCTGTCTGCAGCTGCTCCTGGCACAGGCGGGTGTGGGCGATCGTGCGCGACAGCAATGGGGCGACCTCTACCACGCGTACGTGGCGTCCACCCCGCCCGAGGAAGAAGCTGCCACCTATCTCGCGCTCGAGCGGATGGGTCGCCACCGCATCGAGCAGTGGCTGGAAAAATTGGTGGACGAAGGCGGGATCCCCGCGGGGTCGATCGAGCAGCGGGCGCAGTTCCTCGCGACGGTGATCACCGGCATCATGACCGAGCGCGCCCTGCCATCTGCCGTCGTGCGGGTAGAGACTGAGGCAGAGACGCTCCGGCTAGCCGCCCATGCCGTCACGACCGGATGGCCCTCGGCGTGA
- a CDS encoding FAD-binding oxidoreductase, which yields MTTHTRSDRKKLAETIREAIDGQVIQAGDEAFPGATGLWSDQSTSRPAIVARVATAVDVQRVLRETPPDVPVTVRGQGHDWAGRAHAQDGVTIDLSQMRGVEIDRQARTARVQGGARLEDLVDAAAEHGLAAAVGTVNEVGAVGLTLGGGYGPYLGTRGLAADNIVSAEIVLADGSIVVASDDENPSLLWALRGGGGNFGVVTTLEITLTELPVVLAGPIAFSTEEIRPVLTALNDLYPAVPDELSIAPAITSGPDGNPMLLVSVNWQGDATEGTQWVQEIEQIGMPLMSEVHPVTPAQALHSLDGMFPAGRQYTLRTISLSSLNPAVVEALAEGERRRISPLTAVNIHHFHGAATRPDAAHSPWALREPHFMVELIATTPDAEGHDAEVAWAERLLSELQAHGLPAAYPNLLPPADITRAGAAFGDNLARLHAVKGDVDPSGRFSAVSIGLPDH from the coding sequence ATGACCACGCACACTCGATCCGACCGCAAAAAGCTCGCCGAGACGATACGAGAGGCCATCGACGGGCAGGTCATCCAGGCCGGCGACGAAGCGTTCCCAGGTGCGACGGGTCTGTGGAGCGACCAGTCGACATCGCGCCCTGCGATTGTCGCTCGCGTCGCCACTGCAGTCGATGTCCAGCGCGTGCTGCGGGAGACGCCGCCCGACGTGCCCGTCACGGTTCGAGGCCAAGGGCACGACTGGGCCGGGAGAGCGCACGCCCAGGATGGAGTCACCATCGACCTCTCGCAGATGCGCGGCGTCGAGATCGACCGCCAGGCCCGTACGGCTCGGGTGCAAGGTGGTGCGCGATTGGAGGATCTGGTCGATGCAGCCGCAGAGCACGGCCTCGCTGCAGCGGTGGGGACCGTCAATGAGGTCGGTGCCGTCGGGCTCACCCTTGGTGGCGGCTACGGCCCGTACCTCGGCACCCGGGGCCTCGCCGCCGACAACATCGTCTCGGCCGAAATCGTGCTCGCCGACGGATCGATCGTCGTCGCTTCTGACGATGAGAACCCCTCGCTTCTCTGGGCGCTTCGTGGGGGAGGCGGCAACTTCGGTGTCGTGACGACACTCGAGATCACGCTCACCGAACTCCCCGTCGTCCTCGCCGGCCCCATCGCATTCAGCACGGAAGAGATCCGGCCGGTCCTGACCGCCCTGAACGACCTCTACCCGGCCGTCCCGGACGAACTCTCCATCGCCCCCGCGATCACCAGCGGCCCGGACGGCAACCCGATGCTCCTCGTGTCCGTCAACTGGCAGGGTGACGCGACCGAGGGTACGCAGTGGGTGCAGGAGATCGAACAGATCGGGATGCCACTCATGTCCGAGGTCCACCCCGTCACGCCCGCCCAAGCCCTTCACTCACTGGATGGCATGTTCCCGGCGGGGCGACAGTACACCCTGCGAACCATCTCGCTGTCGAGCTTGAATCCCGCAGTCGTTGAAGCTCTCGCAGAGGGCGAACGGCGCCGCATCTCGCCACTCACCGCGGTGAACATCCACCACTTCCACGGGGCTGCCACTCGCCCCGACGCCGCTCACTCTCCATGGGCGCTCAGGGAGCCGCACTTCATGGTGGAGCTCATCGCCACAACCCCGGACGCGGAAGGACATGATGCGGAGGTCGCCTGGGCCGAGCGGCTGCTCAGCGAGCTGCAGGCGCACGGACTGCCGGCCGCCTACCCGAATCTGTTGCCACCAGCAGACATCACGCGTGCTGGGGCGGCGTTCGGCGATAACCTCGCCCGCCTGCACGCCGTGAAGGGGGATGTGGATCCATCCGGACGCTTCTCCGCAGTCTCCATCGGCCTGCCCGACCACTGA
- a CDS encoding MFS transporter: MRLTIAYLASYVLSALGNSIATVALPLIILQATGSALGAGTVAAATVLPALAGGILMGVVIDRVNRRTSSIITDMISGLAVAALPLIDLITDLNVGWFILFGAVGALGDIPGITARETLLPAIVRTSPLSSERLIGLRESLGAAAIVIGPAAAGLLVGVLGGSTVLWVTAGLSFAAAAVTLLIPHRAGATPHEVIPTRRNVFTEFREGFNALFGRPFLVMLLMMTFVAGMVTSSFQGLILPVYFTRIEAPALLGLVLSALALGLLLGSVIYAVLAKPGRGRRAWLGGGLSGAAIGIGMMATLANIPIVLVGAFVTGMASGLFTSLAGVLMLERIPDPVRGRVMSVQNAAVTIAPSIGIVIASVLTEVVSLQIAAVVAAAAWAVMVISVLVAKPMKDLAPSALE; encoded by the coding sequence ATGAGACTCACGATCGCCTATCTCGCCTCGTACGTGCTGTCCGCGTTGGGCAACTCGATCGCCACCGTTGCCCTGCCCTTGATCATTCTCCAGGCCACGGGGAGCGCGCTTGGCGCAGGTACGGTCGCCGCCGCGACCGTACTCCCCGCGCTTGCCGGTGGGATCCTCATGGGGGTGGTGATCGATCGGGTCAACCGTCGTACCTCGTCGATCATCACGGACATGATCTCGGGCCTTGCGGTCGCGGCCCTTCCACTCATCGACCTCATCACGGATCTGAATGTCGGCTGGTTCATCCTCTTCGGCGCGGTCGGCGCCCTCGGCGACATCCCCGGAATCACGGCTCGAGAAACCCTCCTACCCGCCATCGTGCGGACAAGCCCGTTGTCATCGGAACGACTCATCGGCCTGCGCGAAAGCCTCGGAGCCGCGGCGATCGTCATTGGCCCTGCGGCTGCCGGACTCCTCGTCGGAGTCCTCGGCGGCAGCACTGTCCTCTGGGTCACGGCAGGGCTCTCCTTTGCCGCAGCCGCGGTGACGCTCCTGATCCCGCACCGGGCCGGCGCCACTCCGCACGAGGTCATCCCGACGCGCAGGAACGTGTTCACCGAGTTCCGGGAAGGGTTCAATGCGCTCTTCGGCAGACCATTCCTGGTGATGCTGCTGATGATGACATTCGTCGCCGGAATGGTCACCAGCTCTTTCCAGGGCCTGATCCTCCCGGTGTACTTCACTCGGATCGAGGCGCCAGCTCTTCTCGGACTTGTCCTGAGCGCGCTTGCGCTCGGGTTGCTCCTAGGGAGCGTGATCTATGCCGTGCTTGCGAAGCCCGGTCGTGGACGGCGAGCCTGGCTCGGGGGCGGTCTTAGCGGTGCCGCAATCGGGATTGGAATGATGGCGACGCTCGCGAACATACCGATCGTCCTGGTCGGCGCGTTCGTCACCGGCATGGCCTCAGGACTGTTCACAAGCCTCGCAGGCGTCCTCATGCTCGAACGAATCCCCGATCCTGTGCGCGGGCGGGTCATGAGCGTTCAAAACGCCGCCGTCACTATCGCCCCCTCAATCGGCATCGTCATCGCGTCGGTCTTGACGGAGGTTGTGAGTTTGCAGATCGCCGCGGTGGTAGCGGCCGCGGCGTGGGCAGTCATGGTCATCAGCGTGCTCGTGGCCAAACCGATGAAGGACCTCGCACCCTCCGCGCTCGAATAA
- a CDS encoding stage II sporulation protein M, with translation MPNNVRRPRAIGQPFRIIGANRRLYLLLNLATYGIGLIGFAVGLIFPELVQARAASMEEDGTADLVLSIFSQPWLFALVILGVNVFQLSALTIVLPSLIVPFAGVAAFGVWVAVTGVSLAPTSETGWVALIPHSLTVIIEFQAYILLALGAFLLGKYWLFPRTVGAKNRRQGYVRGLQTIGWLALPAFALLIIGAIWEAFSLVYMVGPLSQLLL, from the coding sequence ATGCCCAACAACGTCCGACGTCCTCGAGCAATAGGCCAACCGTTCCGCATCATCGGCGCTAACCGTCGCCTCTATCTCCTGCTCAACCTCGCGACCTACGGCATCGGCCTGATTGGATTCGCCGTCGGACTGATATTCCCCGAGCTGGTCCAGGCCCGCGCGGCGTCGATGGAGGAGGACGGCACCGCCGATCTGGTCTTGTCGATCTTCAGCCAGCCGTGGCTCTTCGCTCTCGTGATCCTCGGCGTGAACGTCTTCCAGCTGAGCGCGCTCACCATAGTGCTGCCCTCGCTGATCGTGCCCTTCGCGGGCGTCGCGGCCTTCGGCGTCTGGGTGGCCGTGACCGGCGTCTCGCTCGCCCCCACGAGCGAGACCGGATGGGTCGCGTTGATCCCGCACTCGCTCACGGTGATCATCGAGTTCCAGGCATACATCCTGCTCGCGCTAGGTGCCTTCCTGCTCGGCAAATACTGGTTGTTCCCCCGCACGGTCGGTGCCAAGAACCGCCGCCAGGGATATGTGCGCGGCCTCCAGACAATCGGATGGCTGGCGCTGCCCGCTTTCGCCCTGCTCATCATCGGAGCCATCTGGGAGGCATTCTCACTGGTCTACATGGTGGGCCCGCTGAGCCAGCTGCTGCTGTAG
- a CDS encoding MerR family transcriptional regulator: MLIGEIAAIAQVSPRAIRHYHREGVLPEPARAPNGYRLYSVTDLTRLLRIRRLVALGLPLHRIGEMLIEERDDVVVDELAALESSLLEQIDRMQAQLAAVRAARSSSSPEVIALYDSDQDALRELWSLPDVRRIERDMTLLLMSAGTERLRESLRAGLSDSAGMVQFGDLSRQLRAMDETSSQAERDAAIAALSGVLAQWTDLPVQPRLAALVNDYLEQAFTPPQLDIISRATAKAEQGTAGQI; encoded by the coding sequence ATGCTGATCGGAGAGATCGCGGCGATCGCGCAGGTGTCGCCGAGGGCGATCCGTCACTATCACCGCGAGGGAGTCTTGCCGGAGCCTGCCCGCGCTCCCAACGGGTATCGACTGTATTCGGTGACGGACCTGACTCGGCTGCTGAGGATCCGCCGTTTAGTCGCTCTCGGGCTTCCTCTGCACCGGATCGGCGAGATGTTGATCGAAGAGCGCGACGATGTCGTGGTTGATGAACTCGCTGCGCTCGAATCGAGTCTCCTCGAACAAATAGATCGAATGCAGGCGCAGCTCGCCGCTGTGCGGGCGGCGCGTTCGTCCTCCTCACCGGAAGTGATCGCCCTATACGACAGCGATCAGGATGCGCTTCGCGAACTATGGTCGCTCCCTGACGTCCGCAGGATCGAACGAGATATGACCCTGCTTCTGATGTCGGCTGGAACCGAGCGCCTCCGCGAGTCGCTCAGAGCAGGCCTCAGCGATTCCGCGGGCATGGTGCAGTTCGGAGACCTGAGCAGACAGCTGCGAGCGATGGATGAAACCTCCTCTCAGGCGGAAAGAGATGCGGCGATCGCGGCGCTCAGCGGTGTGCTCGCACAGTGGACAGACTTGCCCGTGCAACCCCGGCTCGCAGCCTTGGTGAACGACTACCTCGAGCAGGCGTTCACCCCGCCACAGCTCGACATCATCTCGAGGGCCACGGCGAAAGCGGAACAAGGTACCGCAGGGCAGATTTGA
- a CDS encoding LPXTG cell wall anchor domain-containing protein — protein MSTQTGWPTTIAAFAGTGIAALALGLAFVRRRRMNAMQHVLTSSALLAVCLGWVSIVIFASKG, from the coding sequence GTGTCGACACAGACAGGGTGGCCCACGACGATCGCCGCGTTCGCCGGAACCGGCATTGCTGCGCTCGCGCTCGGGCTGGCGTTCGTCCGTCGTCGCCGGATGAACGCGATGCAGCACGTCCTCACGAGTTCTGCGCTCCTTGCGGTCTGCCTCGGGTGGGTGTCGATCGTGATTTTCGCATCGAAGGGATGA